One window from the genome of Streptococcus parasanguinis encodes:
- a CDS encoding M13 family metallopeptidase yields MVRLQDDFYDYVNGEWAETAVIPDDKPSTGGFMDLIQDIENLMLDITGKWQRGEELPEDSILQNFVKYHKMVADFDAREAAGVAPVMPLINEIKALSSFEDYTSKLGTYELAGKPNLMPFSVSPDFMNAQMNVLWGESLALILPDTTYYEEGNEKGPELLAIWRQMMEKLLPKFEFSEEEIKDILDKVIAADAELAKYVLSNEERSEYNKLYHPYEWADFKALVPELPLDAFFTEVIGQTPDKIIVPEERFWKEFAPKYYSAANWETIHAKLKLGAALDWTSFLTEEIRVLSGEYGRIITGIPEPRPKEKAALALAEGPYSQALGLWYAGEKFSPEAKADVEHKVATMIDVYKERLEKADWLAPETREKAIVKLNVITPHIGYPEKLPETYAKKIIDESKTLVENAQALYEISIAHTWSKWNQPVDRSEWHMPAHLVNAYYDPQQNQIVFPAAILQAPFYDLHQSSSANYGGIGAVIAHEISHAFDTNGASFDEHGSLKDWWKPEDYEAFTARTQKVIDQFEGQDSYGAKINGKLTVSENVADLGGIAAALEAAKKEEDFSAEEFFTNFARIWRMKARTEYMQLLASVDVHAPGKLRTNVQLPNFDEFFETFDVKEGDGMWRAPEDRVIIW; encoded by the coding sequence ATGGTACGTTTACAAGATGATTTTTATGATTACGTCAATGGGGAATGGGCTGAGACAGCTGTGATTCCTGATGACAAACCGTCAACTGGTGGTTTTATGGACTTGATCCAAGACATCGAAAACTTGATGTTGGATATCACTGGAAAATGGCAACGGGGAGAAGAGCTGCCTGAAGATAGCATTCTGCAAAACTTTGTCAAATACCATAAAATGGTGGCAGATTTTGATGCGCGAGAAGCAGCTGGTGTGGCACCAGTCATGCCCTTGATCAATGAAATTAAGGCTCTGTCTTCTTTTGAAGACTATACCAGCAAGTTGGGGACCTATGAACTAGCTGGCAAACCAAATCTCATGCCATTTAGCGTGTCACCAGACTTTATGAATGCCCAAATGAATGTCTTGTGGGGAGAGTCTCTTGCTCTCATCTTGCCAGATACAACCTATTATGAAGAAGGCAACGAAAAAGGCCCAGAATTACTGGCTATCTGGCGCCAAATGATGGAAAAACTCTTACCTAAATTTGAATTCTCAGAGGAAGAAATCAAGGATATCCTGGATAAGGTCATTGCGGCGGATGCAGAATTGGCCAAATATGTTTTGTCAAATGAAGAAAGATCAGAGTACAACAAACTCTATCATCCTTATGAGTGGGCAGATTTCAAGGCCTTGGTCCCAGAATTGCCACTCGATGCCTTCTTTACTGAAGTGATCGGACAAACACCAGATAAAATCATCGTGCCAGAAGAGCGTTTCTGGAAGGAATTCGCACCAAAATACTACTCGGCAGCCAACTGGGAAACCATTCATGCCAAATTGAAACTTGGTGCAGCTTTAGATTGGACGTCTTTCTTGACGGAAGAAATCCGTGTCTTGTCTGGTGAATATGGACGGATCATCACGGGGATTCCAGAACCTCGTCCAAAAGAAAAAGCCGCTCTGGCCTTGGCAGAAGGACCTTATAGCCAAGCACTTGGACTCTGGTATGCGGGAGAAAAATTCTCACCAGAAGCAAAAGCAGACGTAGAGCATAAAGTAGCGACCATGATTGACGTCTATAAGGAGCGCTTAGAAAAAGCAGACTGGCTCGCTCCTGAAACTCGTGAAAAAGCCATTGTCAAACTCAATGTCATCACACCACATATCGGCTACCCTGAAAAATTACCAGAAACATACGCCAAAAAGATCATCGACGAAAGCAAGACCTTGGTTGAAAATGCTCAAGCCCTTTACGAAATTTCCATTGCCCATACTTGGAGCAAGTGGAACCAACCGGTTGATCGAAGCGAATGGCACATGCCAGCCCATCTGGTCAATGCCTACTATGATCCGCAACAAAACCAAATCGTCTTCCCAGCAGCGATTTTACAAGCACCTTTCTATGACCTTCACCAATCATCATCAGCCAACTACGGCGGAATCGGTGCAGTCATTGCCCATGAAATCTCCCACGCCTTTGACACCAATGGTGCTTCCTTTGATGAGCACGGTAGCTTGAAAGACTGGTGGAAGCCAGAAGATTACGAAGCCTTTACCGCTCGGACTCAAAAAGTCATCGATCAGTTTGAAGGACAAGACTCTTACGGTGCCAAGATTAACGGGAAATTGACCGTTTCTGAAAACGTGGCAGACCTCGGAGGAATCGCTGCAGCCCTTGAAGCGGCTAAGAAAGAGGAGGATTTCTCAGCAGAAGAATTCTTCACCAACTTTGCCCGCATCTGGCGCATGAAAGCCCGGACAGAGTACATGCAACTTCTCGCAAGTGTCGATGTCCACGCACCAGGAAAACTCCGTACCAATGTTCAGTTACCAAACTTTGATGAATTCTTTGAAACCTTTGATGTCAAAGAAGGTGACGGCATGTGGCGCGCACCAGAAGACCGTGTGATCATTTGGTAA
- a CDS encoding metal ABC transporter ATP-binding protein encodes MIQIEHLSVAYQQTLALEDLSLTIQGPTILGILGPNGAGKSTLIKAMLGLLPHSGKVLLDQKDLGQALQRVAYVEQKSAIDFHFPITVRECVSLGLYPHLSIFKRKSKEDLQKVENALKLVNLLDLADRQIGQLSGGQFQRVLIARCLVQEAEVIFLDEPFAGIDSVSEDIIMQTLQTLKQEGKTILIVHHDLSKVPAYFDQVLLLHRKLIAFGKTEETFTKENLHAAYGHELFIGGGVG; translated from the coding sequence ATGATTCAAATTGAACATCTAAGTGTTGCTTACCAGCAAACACTGGCCTTGGAGGATCTTTCCCTCACCATCCAGGGTCCAACCATCCTAGGCATTCTTGGACCCAACGGAGCTGGAAAATCAACCCTGATCAAGGCCATGCTAGGACTTCTCCCTCATTCGGGAAAGGTCCTGCTCGATCAAAAAGATCTCGGCCAAGCTCTTCAACGAGTGGCCTACGTCGAACAGAAATCCGCTATTGATTTCCACTTCCCCATCACGGTGCGGGAGTGTGTCTCACTGGGTCTCTATCCCCATCTTTCTATCTTCAAGCGAAAAAGTAAAGAAGATCTCCAAAAAGTGGAAAATGCCTTGAAACTTGTCAATCTTCTTGATCTAGCAGATCGCCAGATCGGCCAGCTTTCGGGAGGGCAATTCCAACGGGTGCTAATCGCCCGCTGCTTGGTCCAAGAAGCAGAGGTCATCTTTTTGGATGAGCCCTTCGCAGGGATTGACTCCGTCAGCGAAGACATTATCATGCAGACCCTTCAGACCTTGAAACAAGAAGGCAAGACCATTCTGATCGTCCATCACGATCTCAGCAAGGTCCCTGCTTACTTCGACCAGGTCCTCCTTCTCCATCGTAAGCTGATTGCTTTTGGAAAAACAGAGGAAACCTTTACCAAGGAGAATCTGCATGCAGCCTACGGGCATGAACTCTTTATAGGAGGTGGCGTCGGATGA
- a CDS encoding metal ABC transporter permease: protein MITEFIDGLQQFHFLQNALITAIAIGIVAGAVGCFIILRGMSLMGDAISHAVLPGVALSFILGINFFIGAIVFGLLASILITYIKSNSIIKSDTAIGITFSSFLALGVILIGVAKSSTDLFHILFGNILAVQDQDMWMTIGVGVAVLLVIVLLFRPLLLTSFDPVLAQSMGVRVKIYHYLLMVLLTLVSVTAMQSVGTILIVAMLITPAATAYLYANSLWSMMLLSSSLGALASVLGLFIGYSLNIAVGSCIVLTSAVFFLISFFIAPKQRKNKHALSSH from the coding sequence ATGATTACAGAATTTATCGATGGATTACAACAATTCCACTTCTTACAGAATGCCCTGATCACAGCCATTGCCATCGGTATTGTCGCTGGAGCTGTCGGATGCTTCATTATTTTGCGAGGCATGTCTCTCATGGGAGATGCTATCTCGCACGCAGTCCTTCCAGGGGTGGCCCTGTCCTTTATCCTTGGCATCAATTTCTTTATTGGCGCCATTGTCTTTGGGCTTCTAGCTTCCATCCTTATCACCTATATCAAGAGTAACTCCATCATTAAGAGCGACACAGCGATAGGGATTACCTTTTCTTCTTTCCTTGCCTTAGGAGTCATTCTGATTGGAGTCGCCAAAAGTTCCACCGACCTCTTCCACATCCTCTTTGGGAATATCTTGGCCGTGCAAGACCAGGATATGTGGATGACCATCGGTGTTGGGGTGGCGGTCTTGCTGGTAATTGTCCTGCTCTTTCGTCCCTTGCTGCTCACTTCTTTTGATCCCGTTCTGGCTCAATCCATGGGCGTTCGGGTCAAGATCTATCACTACCTCCTCATGGTGCTCTTGACTTTGGTTTCTGTCACTGCTATGCAAAGTGTCGGGACCATTCTGATCGTCGCCATGCTCATCACACCTGCTGCGACAGCCTATCTCTATGCCAATAGCCTCTGGTCCATGATGCTCTTGTCCTCTAGCCTAGGCGCTCTTGCATCCGTTCTGGGACTCTTTATTGGCTATAGTTTGAACATCGCCGTTGGGTCTTGTATTGTCCTCACTTCTGCCGTCTTCTTTCTCATCAGCTTTTTTATCGCTCCTAAGCAGAGAAAGAACAAGCACGCTCTTTCATCTCATTAA
- the fimA gene encoding metal ABC transporter substrate-binding lipoprotein/fibrin-binding adhesin FimA: MKKIASVLALFVALLFGLLACSKGSSSGASGKLKVVTTNSILADMTKNIAGDKIELHSIVPVGKDPHEYEPLPEDVKKTSQADLIFYNGINLETGGNAWFTKLVKNANKIENKDYFAVSEGVDVIYLEGQNQAGKEDPHAWLNLENGILYAKNIAKQLIAKDPKNKDFYEKNLAAYTEKLSKLDQKAKQAFNNIPADKKMIVTSEGCFKYFSKAYGVPSAYIWEINTEEEGTPDQIKTLVEKLRQTKVPALFVESSVDERPMKTVSKDTDIPIYAKIFTDSIAKEGEKGDSYYSMMKWNLDKIAEGLSQ; this comes from the coding sequence ATGAAAAAAATCGCTTCTGTCCTCGCCCTCTTTGTGGCGCTCTTATTCGGTCTTCTAGCCTGTAGCAAGGGTTCTTCTTCTGGAGCTTCTGGTAAATTGAAAGTGGTCACCACCAATTCGATCCTTGCAGATATGACCAAAAATATTGCTGGGGATAAGATCGAGCTCCACAGTATCGTTCCCGTCGGCAAAGATCCCCACGAATACGAACCGCTCCCAGAAGATGTCAAAAAAACTTCACAAGCAGACCTGATCTTCTACAACGGGATCAATCTCGAAACCGGTGGCAATGCTTGGTTCACTAAATTGGTCAAAAATGCCAATAAAATAGAAAACAAGGACTATTTCGCAGTGAGCGAGGGAGTCGACGTCATCTACCTAGAAGGCCAAAACCAAGCTGGAAAAGAAGACCCACACGCTTGGCTCAATCTCGAAAATGGGATCCTCTACGCTAAAAACATTGCCAAACAATTGATCGCCAAAGATCCGAAAAACAAGGACTTCTACGAAAAGAATCTAGCTGCTTATACTGAAAAACTCAGTAAGCTCGACCAAAAAGCCAAGCAAGCATTCAATAACATCCCGGCAGACAAGAAGATGATCGTAACCAGCGAAGGCTGCTTCAAATACTTCTCCAAAGCCTATGGCGTCCCATCTGCCTATATCTGGGAAATCAATACGGAAGAAGAAGGCACACCTGACCAAATCAAAACGCTGGTAGAAAAGCTCCGTCAAACCAAGGTGCCGGCCCTCTTTGTTGAATCCAGTGTCGATGAACGTCCTATGAAAACTGTGTCTAAAGATACCGACATCCCAATCTATGCAAAAATCTTCACTGATTCCATCGCCAAAGAAGGAGAAAAGGGCGATAGCTATTACAGCATGATGAAGTGGAACTTAGACAAGATCGCAGAAGGTTTGAGTCAGTAG
- the tpx gene encoding thiol peroxidase yields the protein MATFLGNPVTFTGSQLQVGEMAHDFSLITPALEKKSLADFAGKKKVLSIIPSIDTGICSMQTRHFNKALSDMEDTVVLTISVDLPFAQGKWCAAEGLDNAIMLSDYFDHSFGKAYGLLINEWHLLARAVLVLDANNKVTYVEYLDNINSEPNYDAAIEAVKALG from the coding sequence ATGGCAACATTTTTAGGAAACCCTGTTACCTTTACCGGATCTCAACTTCAAGTTGGGGAAATGGCTCATGATTTTTCATTGATCACTCCAGCTCTGGAGAAGAAATCTTTAGCTGATTTTGCTGGCAAGAAAAAAGTCCTCAGCATCATCCCATCCATCGACACAGGGATCTGTTCGATGCAAACACGTCACTTCAACAAGGCCCTCTCTGACATGGAAGACACTGTGGTCTTGACCATCTCTGTCGACCTTCCTTTCGCTCAAGGCAAATGGTGTGCTGCTGAAGGGCTCGACAATGCCATCATGCTCTCAGACTACTTCGACCATTCCTTCGGGAAGGCTTATGGCCTCTTGATCAATGAATGGCACTTGCTTGCGCGTGCTGTCTTGGTCTTAGATGCGAATAACAAGGTTACTTACGTTGAATACTTAGACAACATCAACAGCGAACCCAATTACGACGCTGCAATCGAAGCCGTCAAAGCACTTGGGTAA
- a CDS encoding DUF3114 domain-containing protein, which produces MNRRELARLGWRENSLAYLEKHLQGYKDPQAYQEQYQSIFFFASPLFQNMWFQEIKDLTETAAQDLLRGVMKILLMPSDLSGTCEETAFLLSRMAPDCPPGSDFWTAFSRVVQVAFERDPLADQSGDQLLKRQVHQLRYLLSSYQAQWIRIHNARAGQTDEEALQAYLQEARAVTVDAYAAARLHNKVSLRPDGHLHYPSGASQQVNFKVLLNFHTEYILDQAGHFLNEVDPVEVSENGIVNGASFNYGLARGRTHKDLDIDPVKAWDPAFRKQVLYQQGVRYLAPKNDRGEQGYWSRKGVFAQGGKSYKQQVAQRVRSFLQGIPRLRWRVLLQNGLHRIL; this is translated from the coding sequence ATGAACAGACGGGAATTAGCGAGACTAGGCTGGAGAGAAAATAGTTTAGCCTATCTAGAGAAGCACTTGCAGGGATACAAAGATCCACAAGCCTACCAAGAACAATACCAGTCTATCTTTTTCTTTGCCAGTCCTCTGTTTCAAAACATGTGGTTTCAAGAGATCAAAGATCTAACGGAGACTGCTGCCCAAGACTTACTGAGGGGCGTCATGAAAATTCTCCTAATGCCGAGTGACTTGTCTGGAACTTGTGAAGAAACAGCCTTTCTTCTGAGTAGGATGGCTCCAGATTGTCCGCCAGGATCCGACTTTTGGACGGCATTTTCACGCGTCGTGCAGGTCGCCTTTGAAAGGGATCCCTTAGCGGATCAGTCGGGAGATCAACTTTTGAAACGCCAGGTTCACCAGTTGCGTTATCTACTTTCAAGTTACCAGGCGCAATGGATTCGGATACATAATGCGAGAGCTGGACAGACTGACGAAGAGGCCTTACAAGCTTACCTACAGGAGGCTAGAGCGGTCACGGTGGATGCTTATGCGGCTGCTCGTCTTCACAATAAGGTCTCCCTAAGGCCAGATGGTCACCTTCATTATCCATCAGGGGCCTCCCAACAAGTTAATTTCAAGGTCTTGTTAAATTTCCATACGGAGTATATTCTCGATCAAGCTGGGCATTTCCTCAATGAAGTTGATCCAGTAGAAGTTTCTGAAAATGGCATTGTCAATGGTGCCAGTTTTAACTATGGCTTGGCTAGGGGCAGGACCCATAAGGACTTAGATATTGACCCCGTCAAAGCGTGGGATCCAGCCTTTCGCAAGCAGGTCCTCTATCAGCAAGGAGTTCGCTATCTAGCTCCGAAGAATGACCGAGGAGAGCAAGGTTATTGGAGTCGAAAAGGAGTTTTTGCACAAGGAGGCAAGAGCTATAAGCAACAAGTAGCACAGCGCGTGCGAAGCTTCCTACAAGGCATCCCTCGCTTACGTTGGCGAGTCCTCCTCCAGAATGGGCTCCATCGGATTTTATAG
- a CDS encoding metal-dependent transcriptional regulator produces MTPNKEDYLKCIYEIGTEVEKISNKEIASRMQVSPPAVTEMIKRMVSEGLLVKDKTHGYLLTDLGSQLVSDLYRKHRLIEVFLLKNLGYTTEEVHEEAEVLEHTVSEHFIDRLDHMLGNPKTCPHGGTIPKKGERLVEAYQDRLSETTEPGLYILQRVYDTYELLKFLDQIHLQIGDTIVFQRYDDYTGLYHFVIHGQEISINQVIAQQLYIEKHAV; encoded by the coding sequence ATGACACCAAACAAAGAAGATTACCTCAAGTGCATTTATGAAATTGGCACAGAAGTAGAAAAAATCAGTAATAAGGAAATCGCTAGTCGCATGCAGGTCTCTCCACCCGCTGTGACCGAAATGATTAAGCGGATGGTCTCTGAGGGTCTCCTAGTGAAAGATAAGACCCATGGCTATCTACTAACAGATCTGGGCTCGCAATTGGTCTCTGATCTCTACCGCAAGCACCGCTTGATCGAAGTATTTCTGCTGAAAAATCTTGGCTACACAACTGAAGAAGTCCATGAAGAGGCAGAAGTTCTCGAGCATACCGTTTCTGAACATTTCATCGACCGGCTGGATCACATGCTTGGAAATCCTAAGACCTGCCCTCATGGTGGGACAATTCCAAAGAAAGGTGAAAGGCTTGTCGAAGCCTACCAAGACCGTCTCAGTGAAACGACTGAGCCTGGTCTGTATATTCTGCAAAGGGTCTATGACACCTATGAATTGTTAAAATTTTTAGACCAGATCCATCTCCAAATTGGTGATACCATCGTGTTTCAACGGTACGATGACTACACAGGCCTCTATCACTTCGTTATCCATGGACAAGAAATTTCTATCAACCAAGTGATCGCCCAACAACTCTATATCGAAAAACATGCAGTCTAA
- the dtd gene encoding D-aminoacyl-tRNA deacylase yields MKLVIQRVKSASVSIDGQVYNAIQQGLLLLVGVGPDDDQKDLDYAVRKVSQMRIFSDEEDKMNLSVKDIQGEILSISQFTLFAETKKGNRPAFIGAAKPDMASQLYDAFNDQLEKEVPVKRGIFGADMAIELINDGPVTILLDTKHP; encoded by the coding sequence ATGAAATTAGTAATTCAACGGGTCAAGAGTGCCTCGGTTTCCATTGATGGTCAAGTCTACAATGCGATCCAGCAAGGCTTGCTGCTCCTAGTAGGTGTCGGTCCAGATGACGATCAGAAAGATTTAGATTATGCGGTCCGCAAGGTATCGCAGATGCGTATTTTCTCAGATGAGGAAGATAAGATGAATCTTTCGGTCAAAGATATTCAAGGAGAAATCTTGTCGATCTCTCAATTTACCCTCTTTGCGGAGACAAAAAAAGGCAACCGTCCTGCTTTTATAGGGGCTGCCAAGCCAGATATGGCCAGTCAGTTATATGATGCCTTTAATGATCAATTAGAAAAAGAAGTCCCTGTCAAACGAGGGATCTTTGGAGCCGATATGGCGATTGAATTGATCAATGATGGTCCAGTGACGATTTTGCTAGATACAAAACATCCATAA
- a CDS encoding RelA/SpoT family protein, with the protein MPKEENLTGDQVVALTKKYLSPEDVAFVQKALVYAVDCHNGQFRQSGEPYIIHPIQVAGILAKLKLDAVTVACGFLHDVVEDTDATLDDLEREFGHDVRVIVDGVTKLGKVKYKSHEEQLAENHRKMLMAMSQDIRVILVKLADRLHNMRTLKHLRKDKQERISRETMEIYAPLAHRLGISSVKWELEDLSFRYLNETEFYKISHMMKEKRREREELVEEVVHKIETYAGERHLHGKIYGRPKHIYSIYRKMQDKKKRFDEIYDLIAIRCILDTPSDVYAMLGYIHELWKPMPGRFKDYIANRKANGYQSIHTTVYGPKGPIEFQIRTKEMHEVAEYGVAAHWAYKKGIKGQVNSKESAIGMNWIKEMMELQDQSGDAKEFVENVKEDILAEEIYVFTPDGTVRSLPKDSGPIDFAYEIHTKVGEKAIGAKVNGRMVPLNTKLRTGDQVEIITNANSFGPSRDWLTLVKTSKARNKIRQFFKNQDKELSINRGRDLLMAQFHEHDLVANKFMNKKHMDKVLQKSSYKTEEALFAAIGFGEIGAITIFNRLTEDERREEERAKARAEAEELVKGGEVKVENKKDTLKVRHEGGVVIQGASGLLIRIAKCCNPVPGDEIVGYITKGRGVAIHRQDCMNLRAQDNYEQRLIDVEWEDNNTTKDYIAHIDIYGLNRAGLLNDVLQVLSNTAKMVSTVNAQPTKDMKFANIHISFGIPNLSMLTTVVDKIKSVPEVYSVKRTNG; encoded by the coding sequence ATGCCGAAAGAAGAGAATTTAACAGGGGACCAAGTCGTTGCCCTTACAAAAAAATATTTATCACCTGAAGATGTTGCTTTTGTGCAAAAGGCTTTGGTCTATGCGGTTGATTGCCATAATGGGCAATTCCGTCAGTCTGGCGAGCCTTATATCATCCACCCAATTCAAGTAGCAGGGATCCTTGCCAAGCTGAAACTGGATGCTGTGACGGTCGCCTGCGGCTTTTTGCATGATGTCGTGGAAGATACGGATGCGACTTTAGATGATTTAGAGCGCGAATTTGGTCATGATGTGCGCGTGATTGTCGATGGGGTGACCAAGCTCGGGAAGGTCAAGTACAAGTCCCATGAAGAGCAGTTGGCGGAAAACCATCGCAAGATGCTCATGGCCATGTCTCAAGATATTCGTGTCATTTTGGTCAAATTGGCAGACCGCTTGCATAATATGCGTACCCTCAAGCATTTGCGCAAGGATAAGCAAGAGCGCATTTCGCGTGAGACCATGGAGATCTATGCGCCACTCGCCCACCGTCTCGGGATTTCCAGCGTCAAATGGGAACTGGAGGATTTGTCTTTCCGTTATTTGAATGAGACAGAATTCTACAAGATTTCTCATATGATGAAGGAAAAACGTCGCGAGCGAGAAGAGTTGGTCGAAGAGGTTGTCCACAAGATCGAGACCTATGCTGGGGAACGCCATCTGCATGGGAAAATTTATGGTCGACCAAAGCATATCTATTCGATCTATCGCAAAATGCAGGATAAGAAGAAACGCTTCGATGAAATCTATGACTTGATTGCCATCCGCTGCATCCTGGACACTCCAAGTGATGTTTATGCCATGCTGGGCTATATCCATGAGCTCTGGAAGCCAATGCCGGGTCGATTTAAGGACTATATTGCCAACAGGAAGGCCAATGGCTATCAGTCCATCCATACGACTGTATACGGCCCTAAAGGACCGATTGAGTTCCAGATCCGAACCAAGGAAATGCATGAGGTTGCTGAGTACGGGGTTGCGGCTCACTGGGCCTATAAAAAAGGAATCAAGGGTCAAGTCAACAGCAAGGAATCGGCTATTGGGATGAACTGGATTAAGGAGATGATGGAACTCCAAGACCAGTCAGGCGATGCTAAAGAATTTGTTGAAAATGTAAAAGAAGACATCTTGGCAGAAGAGATTTACGTCTTCACACCAGATGGAACCGTGCGCTCGCTTCCGAAAGATTCTGGACCGATCGATTTTGCTTATGAAATCCACACCAAGGTTGGGGAAAAAGCGATTGGTGCCAAGGTCAACGGCCGGATGGTGCCCCTCAATACCAAACTTCGGACGGGAGACCAGGTGGAGATTATCACCAACGCCAACTCCTTTGGTCCGAGCCGTGACTGGCTGACACTTGTTAAAACTAGCAAGGCGCGCAACAAGATTCGTCAGTTCTTTAAAAATCAAGACAAGGAATTGTCGATTAACCGTGGTCGGGACCTCTTGATGGCCCAATTCCACGAGCATGACTTGGTAGCCAATAAGTTCATGAACAAAAAGCACATGGACAAAGTGCTACAAAAATCAAGCTATAAGACAGAAGAAGCCTTGTTTGCGGCGATTGGTTTTGGAGAGATTGGGGCTATTACCATCTTTAACCGCTTGACGGAGGATGAACGCCGGGAAGAAGAGCGGGCTAAGGCACGCGCAGAAGCAGAAGAGCTAGTCAAAGGTGGCGAGGTCAAGGTTGAAAATAAAAAAGACACCCTGAAGGTCCGTCACGAAGGTGGCGTGGTTATCCAAGGTGCTTCTGGACTCTTGATTCGGATTGCTAAGTGTTGTAATCCAGTTCCAGGTGATGAAATCGTCGGCTACATCACCAAAGGACGCGGTGTTGCCATTCACCGTCAGGACTGTATGAACCTCCGAGCTCAAGACAACTACGAGCAACGCTTGATCGATGTAGAATGGGAAGATAACAATACGACCAAGGACTACATTGCTCACATCGATATTTACGGTCTCAACCGTGCCGGACTTCTGAACGATGTACTCCAAGTCCTCTCCAATACAGCTAAGATGGTCTCAACCGTCAATGCCCAACCAACCAAAGATATGAAATTTGCCAATATCCACATTTCCTTTGGGATTCCAAACTTGTCTATGTTGACAACGGTTGTGGATAAGATTAAGAGTGTGCCGGAGGTGTACTCTGTTAAGCGTACCAACGGCTAG
- a CDS encoding 16S rRNA (uracil(1498)-N(3))-methyltransferase: protein MQQYFVKGLASSPVTIEDKETSKHMFQVMRLKEDDEVTLVFDDGIKRLARVVNVEARKLELIEELADNVELPVQVTIASGFPKGDKLEFITQKVTELGASQIWAFPADWSVAKWDGKKLGKKVEKLEKIALGAAEQSKRNLVPSITLFEKKADFLAQFDQFDRIVVAYEESAKEGEAAALIQSLTGLEAGCKLLFIFGPEGGLSPAEIKSFTAKGAVLAGLGPRILRAETAPLYALSAVSVVTELMN from the coding sequence ATGCAGCAGTATTTTGTAAAAGGTTTGGCTAGCTCACCTGTCACCATAGAGGACAAGGAGACCAGCAAGCACATGTTTCAGGTCATGCGCTTAAAAGAAGATGATGAGGTGACTTTGGTCTTTGATGATGGGATCAAGCGTTTGGCGCGCGTGGTAAATGTAGAAGCCCGTAAGTTGGAGCTAATCGAGGAATTAGCTGACAATGTGGAACTGCCAGTCCAAGTGACCATCGCATCAGGCTTTCCCAAGGGAGACAAGCTCGAGTTCATCACTCAGAAAGTAACGGAACTCGGTGCCAGCCAAATCTGGGCCTTCCCTGCAGACTGGTCCGTTGCTAAGTGGGACGGCAAGAAATTGGGTAAAAAGGTCGAGAAACTAGAAAAAATCGCCCTCGGAGCAGCCGAGCAGAGTAAGCGAAATCTGGTCCCAAGCATTACCCTTTTTGAGAAAAAGGCAGACTTTCTGGCTCAGTTCGACCAGTTTGACCGGATCGTGGTGGCCTATGAAGAGTCAGCTAAAGAAGGCGAGGCGGCCGCTCTGATTCAGTCGCTGACAGGCTTAGAAGCTGGATGTAAACTACTCTTTATCTTTGGACCAGAGGGCGGTTTATCCCCTGCAGAAATTAAAAGTTTTACAGCTAAAGGAGCAGTCCTTGCAGGACTTGGGCCTCGCATACTTCGAGCAGAAACAGCTCCACTCTACGCTCTCAGCGCCGTGAGTGTTGTCACAGAATTAATGAACTAA